The DNA region AATTTTGATCCGATTCTGGTTTTGAGATAGTTTACTTTGCTGTAGCCCAACCCAGCCATCGCCAAAAGCCCTCTGAGCAAATTGTTGAATCTGCTCATGTAAAGGTTGAGGATTCATTTCTAAAGCAGCTATATCAACCTGATGTTCGTTATTTAATGCGTTGTGGTTTTCTGACAATTTATTACATACCAGCTTTGCTAGTTGCTGCATAGCAATTTCTGGGCGCGGATCACGACTTCCGTGAGATACCAATAGATAAGCAGATGGTATTGGCAATGTTTTAACTCTCAGTTGCTATTTTTCTGATCTTAAAGTCTATCCAGAAAAATTGGAGTATCCTACTTTTTTTTAGCGTTGCATATTTATGCTATGCCCTTTTGATGCCCAGCGATCGCCTTTGTGGGCATTTGTTACTTTTTAACTTTAATTAACAGCTTAATACGCTATCGTACATATAGTAATTTTTGTGACTAACTATGAAAAAGCTATCAAATACCCTCAAATATTATCTCTGCAAAGGATTGTCTGTAATTGGATTTGTGTATTGTGCTGGTGGCGTGGCTTCACCTGCAACCGCCGCTCTTGCGACGTTCGATAGCTTTACAGAAGGTTTTGTTACACCAGTACTGACGGATGGAGGGATCACATTCTCGGATTTGGATCAACGTCTATCGGGTGAGACTTCTGTCTTTGTTATAGAAAGAGATAACGAATCACTCAAATCACCTTTCTCTCCACCAAATGTTCTCACGTTTGGTGGCTATGTTCCTGGGCCGGGTGTGGGTTTTGGACGATTTGGTTCTGCTACTATAAGCACAGGAGAATTAGCATCGGTTGCGAGTTTAGACATCTTCAATTTGCAGTTTCCTGCAACTGATAATATTCTGACGCTGGAAGCATACTTGGATGGAACACTTGTTGGTACTAATTCAGTGAATTTCAAAACTGATGATACAGGGATACTTTATCGGCAGCTTTCCCTATCAGATGTTACCTTTGATAAACTTCGACTTGTAGCATCTGGATCTGAAGAGGAGGGAGTTTTATTTATTGACATTGATAACGTCCGCATTGATCAGACTGCCATTGTACCTGAACCTTCCTCCGTATTAAGTTTATTAATGTTTGGGATTTCAGGTGTAGTTTTCATGCTCAAGCGTCAGCCGAAATCACTCAGTAGCATTAATATTGCAAGTATCAAATAGAGACATAGCAATCCGATTTGATTTTTCTTCCACCGTCTGCCTTATTGTTTTTCAGCAGTGTAAGTATAAAATTGATCGAAAGCTCCCACCGTTTCAAATTTGTAAGAAGGTATCCAAGAGTTGATCTTTAAATCTGTACGGTAAATGCTAAAAATAATATAATTTTGTCTTTCTGTAGTCCTGGAAAGAATTTCTTGGATTTGCGGGTTAGCCGAGTCAACCAACTTATCACAATTAAAACGAATTAAATTTTCTATGAGATTGGTAGTTTTTTTGCATACATCGGTTTTTAAGTATTCTGTCAACCGTTGCACTGCATATTCTTCATACTCAACCTGACTGGGATTAGTCTTCGCCATTGCCACACCCAAGGCGGCGAGTCCTGCTGCTGCTCCAGTATATGCAATGATCGTTAAGGATTTCATGTTGGCTAAGTAAGATTCATTGTAATTGTTAAATTCCAGAGACTCTAAATCAACTAAGTCCGTTCCTTGAAGAAAAACTCTTGATCACTTGC from Nostoc commune NIES-4072 includes:
- a CDS encoding PEP-CTERM sorting domain-containing protein (PEP-CTERM proteins occur, often in large numbers, in the proteomes of bacteria that also encode an exosortase, a predicted intramembrane cysteine proteinase. The presence of a PEP-CTERM domain at a protein's C-terminus predicts cleavage within the sorting domain, followed by covalent anchoring to some some component of the (usually Gram-negative) cell surface. Many PEP-CTERM proteins exhibit an unusual sequence composition that includes large numbers of potential glycosylation sites. Expression of one such protein has been shown restore the ability of a bacterium to form floc, a type of biofilm.); the protein is MKKLSNTLKYYLCKGLSVIGFVYCAGGVASPATAALATFDSFTEGFVTPVLTDGGITFSDLDQRLSGETSVFVIERDNESLKSPFSPPNVLTFGGYVPGPGVGFGRFGSATISTGELASVASLDIFNLQFPATDNILTLEAYLDGTLVGTNSVNFKTDDTGILYRQLSLSDVTFDKLRLVASGSEEEGVLFIDIDNVRIDQTAIVPEPSSVLSLLMFGISGVVFMLKRQPKSLSSINIASIK
- a CDS encoding DUF4359 domain-containing protein, translated to MKSLTIIAYTGAAAGLAALGVAMAKTNPSQVEYEEYAVQRLTEYLKTDVCKKTTNLIENLIRFNCDKLVDSANPQIQEILSRTTERQNYIIFSIYRTDLKINSWIPSYKFETVGAFDQFYTYTAEKQ